In the genome of Micromonospora sp. Llam0, the window CGCCTCAAACCCGACGTACGCGCCGGTGAGTACCGTGGAGTACGGATGCCACCAGCCCTTCTGCCGAGCCTCCCGGGCGATCTGCACCAGCTCCTCGGCCTCTTCGCCGGTCACGCCGTAGATCTCCAGCATGTCGCGGACGTCCCGGGGAGTCGCGGTGGTGTGCCCCGTCTCGATCCGGGAGACCTTGGAGGCGGAGCACTCCAGTCGTTCGGCCACCGAATCGATCGTGACTTTCGCGGCTTCCCGCCGCCGGCGCAGTTCGGCGCCGAGACGGCGGCGACGGACGGTTGGGCTTCGGCGCTCGGTCACCGGTCACCTCCGGTCAGGGGTGTATGGGGCAGTCGGCCGGACCCCGCGCACGCGGTTGAGGGGCGACGGGGGTTACGTCGCGAGCGGTCGTGCGTGGACGGGGAGGAAGGCCGATGCGGAAGAAAGCCTGTTCAGTCTGCCGCCCGTACATGTAGGACTTCAAGCAGCAATCGACCGAGCGATTTTCGCACTACGCCAAAACCACTTTGCAACTTGCATCAGCGGCGACAGTGGTGCACTCTTTGCGTAGGCCCAAGGTCACTCAGCGTTCACCCAAGATCGTATCCGCCGCGGTTGCGCCGTACCGCGACGGTGTCTGCTGTCCGGACACCCACAACGCCGTGCCCGTCTGACCACCGGCTCCACCGGTGGAGCATCCGACAGTGCCCGGTGCGGATCCGCATGCCCGGCAGCAATCGGACAACGGCAGCTCGGAACAGGAGTAGCGGTGCTACTACCCCGCTCAGGAGACGTCCTCCACGTGACCCGTGCGGCAAGCGTGCAGTTCCTCGAGCCGCTCCTATTCCGGGTTATCCGGGTCCACGACTGGCCGACCTACCAGGGTTGGGTCTGGCTGGACGGCTACGAACTCAACGCCAGCGGCGAGGCCGTCGACCGACGCTCCATTTTCGTCCAGATCGACGGACTACGCCAGCTCCGGGTGGTGGCCGACCGGCCGGGTCGGGCAGCCGCCCGGCGGCCGGCTTCGGCGGTGATGTCGGCGCGGGCCAGCTGACCCCGGCTCAGTCCTCGTCTCCGTCGCCCGGCTCCCCGGTCGGCTCGGCCGCCCCGGTCGGGTCAGCCGGACCCGTCGGCTCGGTGTTGGTCGCGGCGATCACCAGCAGGATCTCGGTGCCGGGCGGCACCTCCGTCCCGGCCGGCGGGTCGGTCTCGAGCACCGTGCCGGCCGGCTGGTCCGAGCCGCGCTGTTCCAGCCGGTAGACCAGGTCGCGCTCGTCGAGCTCGGCACGGGCGTCCGCCAGCGGCAGCCCGGTCAGCGTCGGTACGACCACCAGCGGCGCCTCACTGGTCTGCTCCTCGGTCGGCTCCGGCTGCTCCTCGGTTGGCTCGGGCTGCTCCGTCTCCGGCTGCGAGGTCGGCACGGTCGCGGTCGGCGCCGCCGTCGGCGTCGGCCCGCCCGGATCCGTGGAGTCGTCCAGCGTGCTGGCCCACCAGATCAACAGGCCGACCAACGCGACCAGCAGCAGCACCAGAACACCGATCAGGATCGGCAGCCACCACGGCCGGCCGCCGCCGGCCGTACCGCCCGGTCCCGGCCAGTCGCCGGTGCCGCCGCCACCCGCCGCCGGACGCACCGGTACCCCGGCCCGGCCGGACCACGCCGGCTCCCGGGCGCCACCGGCGGCGGAACCCGCCGGAAGGTCGGGCGCGGTCGAGCCCGGGTGCCCGCCCTGGTCGGCGACCGTCGCGCCGGGGTCGCCACCCGGCGGGCCGGGCCGACCGGGCGACTGGTCGGACCCACCGGTCGGCTCGCCGGCCTGGTCACCTGGCCCACCGGCCCTGGTCGCCCAGGGGTCGACCGGCCGGGGCAGCTGGCTGGTGTAGTCCCCGGCGTCACGCCCTGCCGAGCCGTCCTCCGCGGGATCCCTCGGTCTGTCGGCCATGACTCGTCCTCTCAGTACCACCGGTACGTACCACCGGGCGTGACTTTCGGTAGGGCTCAAGATATCGACCCGGCCGCCGGACAGCGCGCCCCACGCCCACGAGTCGCCGGACTTCGCCACTACCGCTACAGTGCCCGGCATGGCCGTACGAGGCT includes:
- a CDS encoding PASTA domain-containing protein; protein product: MADRPRDPAEDGSAGRDAGDYTSQLPRPVDPWATRAGGPGDQAGEPTGGSDQSPGRPGPPGGDPGATVADQGGHPGSTAPDLPAGSAAGGAREPAWSGRAGVPVRPAAGGGGTGDWPGPGGTAGGGRPWWLPILIGVLVLLLVALVGLLIWWASTLDDSTDPGGPTPTAAPTATVPTSQPETEQPEPTEEQPEPTEEQTSEAPLVVVPTLTGLPLADARAELDERDLVYRLEQRGSDQPAGTVLETDPPAGTEVPPGTEILLVIAATNTEPTGPADPTGAAEPTGEPGDGDED